Proteins encoded by one window of Hyphomicrobium nitrativorans NL23:
- the cpdR gene encoding cell cycle two-component system response regulator CpdR gives MCRILLAEDDDSMRGFLERALGKAGYEVTSFANGEEAYERLREEPFTLLLTDIVMPRMDGIELARRAAEIDPDLKIMFITGFAAVILNSENATPKEARVLSKPFHLKDLVREVERLLAA, from the coding sequence ATGTGTAGAATTCTTCTGGCGGAGGACGACGATTCGATGCGCGGCTTCCTGGAGCGCGCGCTCGGCAAGGCGGGCTACGAGGTCACCTCGTTCGCCAACGGCGAGGAAGCCTACGAGCGCCTCCGCGAGGAGCCCTTCACGCTGCTGCTGACCGATATCGTCATGCCGCGCATGGACGGCATCGAGCTGGCCCGCCGCGCGGCAGAGATCGATCCTGATCTCAAGATCATGTTCATCACCGGCTTCGCGGCCGTGATCCTCAACAGCGAGAACGCCACGCCCAAGGAGGCCCGCGTCCTCTCGAAGCCCTTCCATCTCAAGGATCTGGTGCGCGAGGTGGAGCGCCTTTTAGCGGCGTGA
- the ykgO gene encoding type B 50S ribosomal protein L36, giving the protein MKVRNSLKSLRARHRDNRLVRRKGRLYIINKTQRRFKARQG; this is encoded by the coding sequence ATGAAGGTCAGAAATTCGCTGAAGTCCCTGCGCGCGCGCCATCGCGACAATCGCCTCGTTCGGCGCAAGGGGCGTCTCTACATCATCAACAAGACGCAGCGCCGCTTCAAGGCCCGTCAGGGTTGA